One genomic region from Streptomyces sp. NBC_01431 encodes:
- a CDS encoding alpha/beta fold hydrolase, translating into MLSASTSHMAVPARTAHRVVHVDGVEVFYRESLPERPDAPVVLLLHGFPSASHQFRRLMDTLGKHYRLIAPDYPGFGHTRAPHGFTYSFDQLADTVEGFTEHLGLTRFAMYLFDFGAPVGFRLALRHPERIAGLIVQNGNAYAEGLSDAAREFTALTPDTPGADQAILDLLTVDATRAQYEGGTAHPELIAPEGWLLDQHFLDLPGRKEAQRALAYDYKSNVAAYPDWQAWLREHQPPTLITWGIGDPFFPEPGARAYLRDLPDAELHLFDTGHFALEDRLPEIAPLIADFLDRTWA; encoded by the coding sequence ATGTTGTCTGCGTCCACGTCCCACATGGCCGTTCCGGCTCGCACCGCCCATCGGGTCGTCCACGTGGACGGAGTGGAGGTCTTCTACCGGGAGTCCTTGCCCGAGCGTCCCGACGCCCCGGTGGTGCTGCTCCTGCACGGCTTCCCTTCTGCCTCGCACCAGTTCCGCCGCCTCATGGACACCCTCGGCAAGCACTACCGGCTGATAGCTCCCGACTATCCCGGCTTTGGACACACCCGTGCTCCGCACGGCTTCACTTACTCCTTCGACCAACTCGCCGATACCGTCGAGGGTTTCACCGAACACCTCGGACTGACGCGCTTCGCGATGTACCTCTTCGACTTCGGCGCGCCCGTCGGCTTCCGCCTGGCGCTGCGGCACCCGGAGCGGATCGCGGGCCTCATCGTCCAGAACGGCAACGCGTACGCCGAGGGCCTGTCGGACGCGGCCCGCGAATTCACCGCCCTCACCCCGGACACCCCCGGCGCCGACCAGGCCATCCTCGACCTGTTGACCGTGGACGCCACCCGCGCCCAGTACGAGGGCGGCACCGCCCACCCTGAGCTGATCGCCCCCGAGGGCTGGCTGCTGGATCAGCACTTCCTCGACCTGCCCGGCCGCAAGGAGGCGCAGCGCGCGCTCGCCTACGACTACAAGAGCAACGTCGCCGCCTACCCCGACTGGCAGGCGTGGCTGCGCGAGCATCAGCCGCCGACTCTGATCACCTGGGGCATTGGCGACCCCTTCTTCCCCGAGCCCGGAGCCCGTGCCTACCTGCGCGACCTGCCCGACGCTGAGCTCCACCTGTTCGACACGGGCCACTTCGCACTGGAGGACCGCCTGCCCGAGATCGCTCCGCTGATCGCCGACTTCCTCGACCGCACCTGGGCCTGA
- a CDS encoding alpha/beta hydrolase yields MSEHRPTRRNVLKAVGGASAALALGAGTVLSTASAANAADDGFGLRIVERGETDPRMWYYRFQTAEIGWQPAVNVLLPDDYHSSGRTYPVLYVLHGGGDGQDFITFDRLGIRDWTAGKPVIVVMPDGGHAGWYSNPVSSTVGPRNWENFHINQLIPWIDANFRTFAEYDGRAVSGFSMGGFGALKYAAKYYGHFASVSSHSGPASLRGVAGGVAGGVVHWANASSAAIELGGGTVYGVPWDQNRVSMDNPVERVESYRNKRIFMVAGTSPQPTFWDTFNETGVLDTQREWRGFLDRAGIPHEWYEVPGGHFVRPDLFIRDLDGIIGRLRRA; encoded by the coding sequence TTGAGCGAGCACCGCCCCACCCGCAGGAATGTCCTCAAGGCCGTCGGCGGAGCCTCCGCGGCGCTGGCACTCGGCGCCGGGACCGTCCTCTCGACGGCGTCGGCGGCCAACGCGGCCGACGACGGCTTCGGGCTGCGCATCGTGGAGCGCGGCGAGACCGACCCCCGCATGTGGTACTACCGCTTCCAGACCGCCGAGATCGGCTGGCAGCCCGCCGTCAACGTACTGCTGCCCGACGACTACCACTCCAGCGGACGCACCTACCCCGTGCTCTATGTGCTGCACGGCGGCGGTGACGGCCAGGACTTCATCACCTTCGACCGCCTGGGCATCCGCGACTGGACAGCGGGCAAGCCGGTCATCGTGGTGATGCCCGACGGCGGCCACGCGGGCTGGTACTCCAACCCGGTGAGCTCCACCGTCGGCCCGCGCAACTGGGAGAACTTCCACATCAACCAGTTGATCCCGTGGATCGACGCGAACTTCAGGACGTTCGCCGAGTACGACGGCCGTGCCGTCTCCGGGTTCTCGATGGGCGGCTTCGGCGCGCTGAAGTACGCGGCCAAGTACTACGGCCACTTCGCCTCGGTGAGCTCCCACTCCGGCCCGGCCAGTCTGCGCGGTGTCGCGGGCGGCGTCGCGGGCGGCGTCGTGCACTGGGCCAACGCCTCGTCCGCGGCCATCGAACTGGGCGGCGGTACGGTCTACGGCGTGCCGTGGGACCAGAACCGGGTCAGCATGGACAACCCGGTCGAGCGGGTCGAGAGCTACCGCAACAAGCGGATCTTCATGGTCGCGGGCACCAGCCCCCAGCCGACGTTCTGGGACACGTTCAACGAGACCGGGGTGCTCGACACCCAGCGGGAGTGGCGCGGCTTCCTCGACCGCGCCGGCATCCCGCACGAGTGGTACGAGGTCCCCGGCGGCCACTTCGTGCGCCCCGACCTGTTCATTCGTGACCTCGACGGCATCATCGGCCGGCTCCGCAGGGCGTAA
- a CDS encoding serine hydrolase domain-containing protein: MGTSHCPTDADDPMAPVAPQVREVIERAVREGVPGMVARTRDGDRVCWSAAGVADMRSGRARVPRERFRIGSVTKAFTAAVVLRLAAESRLSLDDTVEHWLPGLLHGNGHDGSRITVRHLIRQTSGVFPYGMDPARMERFFNPGFLTGRFDRLTPQELVQIAVGHPAQFPPGKGWAYSNTNYILAAMIAEKAGGLPFTELLTAGRSPARSSWPAPTRPAARRRSGAPIPGTTPRMPPTATLPHLCTM, from the coding sequence ATGGGTACTTCGCACTGCCCCACCGACGCCGACGATCCCATGGCCCCCGTCGCCCCACAGGTCCGCGAGGTGATCGAGCGCGCTGTCCGCGAGGGCGTGCCCGGCATGGTTGCTCGGACCCGTGACGGCGACCGGGTCTGCTGGTCGGCGGCGGGTGTCGCGGACATGCGCAGCGGCCGGGCCCGTGTTCCGCGGGAGCGGTTCCGGATCGGCAGTGTGACCAAGGCGTTCACCGCGGCGGTGGTGCTGCGGCTGGCCGCCGAGAGCCGGCTCAGCCTGGATGACACGGTGGAGCACTGGCTGCCGGGCCTGCTGCACGGCAACGGGCACGACGGCAGCCGTATCACCGTCCGGCACCTGATCCGCCAGACCAGCGGTGTCTTCCCCTATGGCATGGACCCCGCCAGGATGGAACGCTTCTTCAACCCCGGCTTCCTCACCGGCCGCTTCGACCGGCTCACACCGCAGGAACTGGTGCAGATCGCGGTTGGTCACCCGGCCCAGTTCCCGCCCGGCAAGGGCTGGGCCTACAGCAACACCAACTACATCCTCGCCGCGATGATCGCCGAGAAAGCAGGCGGGCTGCCGTTCACCGAGCTGTTGACGGCGGGCAGGTCACCCGCCCGCTCCAGCTGGCCGGCACCTACGCGCCCGGCGGCGAGACGGAGATCCGGGGCACCCATCCCCGGCACTACTCCAAGAATGCCGCCGACGGCGACCTTGCCGCACCTGTGCACGATGTGA
- a CDS encoding FAD-dependent monooxygenase, protein MRNTNVLISGASVAGLTLAHWLQRAGFRPTVVERAPGLRRGGQAIDIRGTALQVVERMGLLDKIQAATTNMRGMSFVDGRGEELSRSTEATLTGGLIDNDDVEIMRDDLTTMLFDASRYGTEYLFGDVITSLTQNDDAVEVRFRHERPRSFDLVIGADGLHSGVRRLAFGPESEFLHFLGSYLAIFSLENYLGLDHWQMYHQAGDAVVGVYSARQNTEARAMLLFRSPELDFDHRDLDQQKNLLAERFADVGWETPQLLASMREAPDFYFDSMSQVRLDRWSNGRIGLAGDAGYCPSPRSGQGTSLALAGAYVLVGELASSRGDHRAAFDRYQQVMRAYVDENQQLAHPRPDGSRATSDELTHASNAITLPDYPHHG, encoded by the coding sequence ATGCGGAACACGAATGTCTTGATATCCGGAGCGAGTGTGGCAGGGCTGACGCTGGCTCACTGGTTGCAGCGCGCGGGGTTTCGTCCCACGGTGGTGGAGCGGGCGCCCGGCCTGCGCAGGGGCGGGCAGGCCATCGACATCCGGGGCACCGCGTTACAGGTCGTGGAACGGATGGGGCTGCTCGACAAGATCCAGGCCGCGACGACCAACATGCGCGGGATGTCATTCGTGGACGGTCGGGGCGAGGAGTTGTCCAGGTCCACCGAGGCCACCCTGACCGGCGGGTTGATCGACAACGACGATGTCGAGATCATGCGCGACGACCTGACGACCATGCTCTTCGACGCGAGCCGCTACGGGACCGAGTACTTGTTCGGCGATGTCATCACCTCCCTCACACAGAACGACGACGCCGTTGAGGTCCGCTTCCGGCACGAACGTCCGCGCAGTTTCGACCTGGTGATCGGCGCGGACGGCCTGCACTCGGGCGTGCGCCGCCTGGCCTTCGGCCCCGAGTCGGAGTTCCTCCACTTCCTCGGCAGCTATCTCGCGATCTTCAGTCTGGAGAACTACCTCGGCCTCGACCACTGGCAGATGTACCACCAGGCCGGTGACGCGGTGGTCGGCGTCTACAGCGCGCGGCAGAACACCGAGGCACGGGCGATGCTCCTCTTCCGGTCCCCGGAACTCGACTTCGACCACCGCGATCTCGATCAGCAGAAGAACCTCCTCGCGGAACGCTTTGCCGACGTCGGCTGGGAAACACCCCAGCTGTTGGCAAGCATGCGGGAGGCGCCGGATTTCTACTTCGACTCGATGAGCCAGGTTCGCCTCGACCGCTGGTCGAACGGGCGCATCGGGCTCGCCGGCGACGCGGGCTACTGCCCTTCACCACGATCCGGCCAGGGCACCAGCCTGGCCCTGGCCGGCGCCTACGTACTCGTCGGCGAACTCGCGAGCAGCCGCGGCGACCACCGCGCGGCCTTCGACCGCTATCAGCAGGTGATGCGAGCCTACGTGGACGAGAACCAGCAGCTCGCCCATCCCCGGCCCGACGGCAGCAGGGCCACGTCCGACGAACTCACCCACGCGTCGAATGCCATCACCCTTCCTGACTATCCCCACCACGGCTGA
- a CDS encoding CGNR zinc finger domain-containing protein — MSDSEPLTGEALALDLVNTRPAGGDGRVDLLATAQQLSDWLEREAYRLPGEVSGAAPTRGDLAPVHAVRTHIETVVRALLAGTRPPASALRGLTEAQRAAPSVRELGWDGATVTAVSRRTGPFGDRLAALLADAAADLFTDPAIGRLKECEAGDCVMVFLPSHPRRRWCSPTRCGNRARVARHYRRHNSAD; from the coding sequence ATGTCCGACAGTGAACCGTTGACCGGCGAGGCCCTGGCCCTGGATCTGGTGAACACCCGTCCGGCTGGCGGCGACGGCCGTGTCGACCTCCTCGCCACCGCACAGCAGTTGTCCGACTGGCTCGAACGGGAGGCGTACCGGCTGCCGGGGGAGGTCTCGGGCGCCGCGCCGACGCGGGGCGATCTAGCCCCCGTTCACGCCGTGCGCACCCACATCGAAACCGTCGTGCGCGCCCTGCTCGCCGGAACCAGGCCCCCCGCGTCCGCCCTGCGCGGACTCACCGAGGCGCAGCGCGCGGCGCCTTCCGTACGTGAACTCGGTTGGGACGGCGCCACGGTCACAGCCGTCAGTCGCCGTACCGGCCCGTTCGGGGACCGCCTCGCGGCGCTGCTCGCCGATGCTGCGGCCGACCTGTTCACCGACCCGGCCATTGGCAGGCTCAAGGAGTGCGAAGCTGGTGACTGCGTGATGGTCTTCCTGCCGTCACACCCCCGCCGCCGCTGGTGCTCTCCCACTCGCTGCGGCAACCGCGCCCGCGTCGCCCGGCACTACCGACGCCACAACTCCGCTGACTGA
- a CDS encoding acyl-CoA dehydrogenase family protein, with protein sequence MADQLLFNPRTYDPTHFDPETRRLLRATVDWFEQRGKRKLIEDYRSRAWLADFLAFSAKEGLFATFLTPASAAGEGEDDKRWDTARIAALNEIFGFYGLDYWYAWQVTILGLGPVWQSDNAVARTRAADLLSQGEVFAFGLSEKTHGADIYSTDMLLEPDGEGGFRATGSKYYIGNGNAAGLVSVFGRRTDVEGPDGYVFFAADSRHEAYQLVKNVVDSSKYVSEFRLENYPVGAEDVLHTGRAAFDAALNTVNVGKFNLCTASIGICEHAMYEAVTHAHQRILYGRPVTAFPHVRRELTDAYVRLVGMKLFSDRAVDYFRSAGPDDRRYLLFNPMTKMKVTTEGEKVIDLMWDVIAAKGFEKDNYFAQAAVEIRGLPKLEGTVHVNLALILKFMGNHLLNPAEYAPVPTRLDAADDDFLFRQGPARGLGAIRFHDWRTAYDAYAEVPNVGRFREQADALCEFVAAAAPDEEQSRDLDLLLAVGQLFALVVHGQLILEQARLTGLDQDVLDELFAVLVRDFSAHAVELHGKDSATAEQQNWALGAVRRPVVDEARSARVWERVEALAGTYEMAP encoded by the coding sequence ATGGCCGACCAGCTGCTGTTCAACCCGCGCACCTACGACCCGACGCACTTCGACCCCGAGACCCGCAGGCTGCTGCGCGCCACCGTCGACTGGTTCGAGCAGCGCGGCAAGCGCAAGCTGATCGAGGACTACCGCTCGCGCGCGTGGCTGGCGGACTTTCTCGCGTTCTCCGCCAAGGAAGGGCTGTTCGCGACGTTCCTCACCCCGGCCTCCGCGGCCGGGGAAGGAGAGGACGACAAGCGCTGGGACACCGCCCGGATCGCCGCCCTCAACGAGATCTTCGGCTTCTACGGCCTGGACTACTGGTACGCGTGGCAGGTCACCATCCTGGGTCTCGGCCCTGTCTGGCAGAGCGACAACGCGGTGGCCCGCACCCGCGCGGCCGACCTCCTCTCCCAGGGCGAGGTGTTCGCCTTCGGCCTGTCCGAGAAGACCCACGGCGCGGACATCTACTCCACCGACATGCTGCTTGAGCCCGACGGCGAGGGCGGCTTCCGGGCCACCGGCTCCAAGTACTACATCGGCAACGGCAACGCCGCCGGGCTCGTCTCCGTGTTCGGCCGGCGCACCGACGTCGAGGGCCCCGACGGCTACGTCTTCTTCGCCGCCGACAGCCGCCACGAGGCGTACCAGCTGGTGAAGAACGTCGTCGACTCCTCGAAGTACGTCAGCGAATTCCGCCTGGAGAACTACCCGGTCGGTGCCGAGGACGTCCTGCACACCGGCCGTGCCGCCTTCGACGCCGCCCTCAACACCGTCAACGTCGGCAAGTTCAACCTGTGCACCGCCTCGATCGGCATCTGCGAACACGCGATGTACGAGGCCGTCACCCACGCCCACCAGCGCATCCTCTACGGCCGCCCCGTCACGGCCTTCCCGCACGTGCGCCGCGAGCTGACCGACGCCTACGTCCGCCTCGTCGGCATGAAGCTGTTCAGCGACCGTGCCGTGGACTACTTCCGCTCCGCGGGCCCCGACGACCGCCGTTACCTGCTCTTCAACCCCATGACGAAGATGAAGGTGACCACGGAGGGCGAGAAGGTCATCGACCTGATGTGGGACGTCATCGCGGCCAAGGGCTTCGAGAAGGACAACTACTTCGCTCAGGCGGCCGTCGAGATCCGCGGCCTGCCAAAGCTGGAGGGCACCGTCCACGTCAACCTGGCGCTGATCCTGAAGTTCATGGGCAACCACCTGCTGAACCCGGCCGAGTACGCGCCCGTGCCGACCCGCCTGGACGCGGCCGACGACGACTTCCTCTTCCGGCAGGGACCGGCCCGGGGCCTGGGCGCGATCCGCTTCCACGACTGGCGCACCGCCTACGACGCGTACGCCGAGGTGCCCAACGTCGGCCGCTTCCGTGAACAGGCCGACGCCCTGTGCGAGTTCGTCGCGGCCGCCGCCCCCGACGAGGAGCAGAGCCGCGACCTCGACCTCCTGCTCGCCGTCGGCCAGCTGTTCGCGCTGGTCGTGCACGGCCAGCTGATCCTGGAGCAGGCGCGGCTGACCGGCCTGGATCAGGACGTACTCGACGAGCTCTTCGCCGTCCTCGTCCGCGACTTCTCCGCGCACGCCGTCGAACTGCACGGCAAGGACTCCGCCACCGCGGAGCAGCAGAACTGGGCGCTGGGCGCGGTACGGCGTCCGGTCGTCGACGAGGCCCGCTCGGCGCGCGTCTGGGAACGCGTCGAAGCGCTGGCCGGGACGTACGAGATGGCTCCTTAA
- a CDS encoding serine hydrolase gives MAGTYAPGGETEIRGTHPRHYSKNAADGDLAAPVHDVTEQNAGHDSVAWAAGGAVSTCDDLDRFLTALLHGELMPPQQQHEMFTTTPVPPHVWIDGAHYGAGICSMPLPNGRTAWGVGGMIQGSFTFVMGDRDGRRTIVTQMNGDWAPAHWPSWLSTCSPR, from the coding sequence CTGGCCGGCACCTACGCGCCCGGCGGCGAGACGGAGATCCGGGGCACCCATCCCCGGCACTACTCCAAGAATGCCGCCGACGGCGACCTTGCCGCACCTGTGCACGATGTGACCGAGCAGAACGCCGGGCATGACTCTGTCGCCTGGGCCGCCGGCGGAGCCGTCTCCACCTGTGACGACCTGGACCGCTTCCTCACCGCCCTCCTCCACGGCGAACTGATGCCGCCCCAGCAGCAGCACGAGATGTTCACCACCACCCCGGTACCGCCGCACGTCTGGATTGACGGAGCCCACTACGGCGCCGGCATCTGCTCCATGCCCCTGCCCAACGGCCGAACCGCCTGGGGCGTCGGCGGCATGATCCAGGGCTCCTTCACCTTCGTCATGGGCGACCGCGATGGCCGACGCACCATCGTCACCCAGATGAACGGCGACTGGGCCCCAGCCCACTGGCCCAGCTGGCTCTCCACCTGCTCGCCGAGGTGA
- the rph gene encoding rifamycin-inactivating phosphotransferase: MNEQYVLDLQEIDETQVAVVGGKGAHLGGLSRIEGIHVPGGFCVTTGAFRRIMADAPSLDERLDQLSRLNPDDREAIRTLSGQIRRTIEATAIPDELAAAITHVLARSGERAAYAVRSSATAEDLPTASFAGQQDTYLNVMGPTAVLQHVSRCWASLFTERAVTYRQRNGIDHRTVHMAVVVQQMVFPQAAGILFTADPVTGNRKVATVDAGFGLGEALVSGLVNPDVFKVRDGEVIAKTIAAKQRAVLALPAGGTQHVAIDSQRQEQPALTDAQVLRLVQLGRRIEAHFGRPQDIEWCLVDDGFQIVQSRPITTLFPVPEAGDQDNHIYVSVGHQQMMTDAMKPLGFSMWQLTAMVAMYEAGGRLFVDVTRRLASPASRAGLLDLMGRGDPLTRDALETVLDRGDLVASLPDPDPGPGGPPSGGASSPVEPDPAIVTELIERSEASIAALKRDIRTKTGPALFDFLLEAFEEHKRVLTQPPNFQAIMAGMEATWWLNDKLREWLGEKNAADTLTLSAPDNITSEMGLELLDVADVIRPHPEVVAYLQGVEDEGFLDELPKLAGGTEARDAIEAYLDRYGMRCVGEIDITRPRWRERPTTLLPVILDNVRNFEPGAAERRFEQGRLKARKKEQDVLSRLRALPDGERKADETKRMIDQVRAFAGYREYPKYGIVSRYFVYKQALLEEAERLVKADVLPEKEDIFYLTFQELHDTVRSNQVDGGLIQQRKEAFRSHRTLTPPRVLTSDGEALTGAYRRDDVPAGALVGLPVSAGTIEGRARVILDMADADLEAGDILVTPFTDPSWSPLFVAIAGLVTEVGGLMTHGAVIAREYGLPAVVGVEQATRLIRNGQRIRVHGTDGYVEILP; the protein is encoded by the coding sequence GTGAACGAGCAGTACGTGCTGGATCTTCAAGAGATTGATGAGACCCAGGTCGCGGTCGTGGGTGGCAAGGGCGCCCACCTGGGTGGCCTGTCGCGGATCGAGGGCATCCACGTGCCCGGCGGTTTCTGTGTGACGACAGGCGCCTTCCGGCGGATCATGGCTGACGCGCCGTCACTTGACGAACGACTCGATCAGCTGTCCCGCCTGAACCCGGACGACCGGGAGGCGATCCGCACGCTCAGCGGGCAGATTCGCCGGACCATCGAAGCGACCGCCATCCCGGACGAGCTCGCGGCGGCGATCACCCACGTGCTCGCCCGGTCCGGCGAGCGAGCCGCCTACGCCGTCCGGTCCAGCGCGACCGCGGAGGACCTGCCGACGGCCTCCTTCGCCGGGCAGCAGGACACGTACCTGAACGTGATGGGGCCGACGGCGGTCCTCCAGCACGTCAGTCGGTGCTGGGCCTCGCTGTTCACCGAGCGGGCCGTGACCTACCGCCAGCGGAACGGCATCGACCACCGCACGGTCCACATGGCCGTGGTCGTGCAGCAGATGGTTTTCCCGCAGGCGGCCGGCATCCTGTTCACCGCCGATCCCGTCACGGGCAACCGGAAGGTCGCCACCGTGGACGCCGGCTTCGGCCTCGGCGAGGCTCTGGTCTCCGGCCTGGTGAACCCGGACGTCTTCAAGGTGCGAGACGGAGAAGTCATCGCCAAGACGATCGCCGCCAAGCAGCGTGCCGTTCTCGCCTTGCCGGCCGGCGGAACGCAACACGTGGCGATCGACTCGCAGCGCCAGGAGCAGCCGGCGCTGACCGATGCGCAGGTCCTGCGGCTCGTCCAGCTCGGGCGACGGATCGAAGCGCACTTCGGACGCCCGCAGGACATCGAATGGTGCCTGGTGGACGACGGCTTCCAGATCGTTCAGAGCCGGCCGATCACGACGCTGTTCCCCGTTCCCGAGGCCGGCGACCAGGACAATCACATCTACGTCTCCGTCGGCCACCAGCAGATGATGACCGACGCCATGAAACCCCTCGGGTTCTCCATGTGGCAGCTGACGGCCATGGTGGCGATGTACGAGGCAGGCGGGCGGCTGTTCGTCGACGTCACCCGGCGCCTGGCCTCGCCCGCGAGCCGCGCGGGTCTCCTGGACCTCATGGGCAGAGGCGATCCGTTGACCAGGGACGCACTGGAGACCGTCCTCGATCGCGGCGACCTCGTCGCGTCGCTCCCGGACCCGGACCCCGGCCCCGGCGGGCCGCCGTCCGGCGGTGCGTCCTCCCCGGTCGAGCCCGACCCGGCCATCGTCACCGAGCTGATCGAGCGCAGCGAGGCGTCCATCGCCGCGCTGAAGCGCGACATCCGTACGAAGACCGGACCGGCGCTGTTCGACTTCCTCCTGGAGGCCTTCGAGGAGCACAAGCGAGTGCTCACCCAACCGCCGAACTTCCAGGCGATCATGGCGGGGATGGAGGCCACGTGGTGGCTCAACGACAAGCTGCGGGAGTGGCTGGGCGAGAAGAACGCGGCTGACACGCTCACACTGTCCGCGCCCGACAACATCACGTCGGAGATGGGACTTGAACTGCTCGACGTCGCCGACGTGATCCGCCCGCATCCAGAGGTCGTGGCGTATCTACAGGGCGTCGAGGACGAGGGCTTCCTGGACGAACTGCCGAAGCTCGCGGGCGGGACCGAGGCGCGCGACGCCATCGAGGCCTACCTCGACCGGTACGGCATGCGCTGCGTCGGCGAGATCGACATCACGAGGCCGCGGTGGCGCGAGCGCCCCACCACGCTCCTACCCGTGATCCTCGACAACGTCAGGAACTTCGAACCGGGCGCCGCCGAACGGCGCTTCGAGCAGGGGCGGCTCAAGGCCCGGAAGAAGGAACAGGACGTGCTGTCCCGCTTGCGGGCCCTACCGGACGGGGAGCGGAAGGCCGACGAGACCAAGCGGATGATCGACCAGGTCCGTGCCTTCGCCGGATACCGGGAGTACCCGAAGTACGGCATCGTCAGCCGCTACTTCGTCTACAAGCAGGCCCTGTTGGAGGAGGCCGAGCGTCTCGTGAAGGCCGACGTGCTGCCCGAGAAGGAGGACATCTTCTACCTCACGTTCCAGGAACTCCACGACACGGTGCGCTCGAACCAGGTGGATGGCGGACTCATCCAGCAGCGCAAGGAAGCGTTCCGGTCGCACCGGACGCTCACACCGCCCCGGGTGCTCACATCGGATGGCGAGGCCCTCACCGGTGCGTACCGGCGTGACGACGTGCCGGCCGGCGCCCTGGTCGGCCTGCCGGTCTCGGCCGGGACCATCGAGGGAAGGGCCCGCGTCATCCTGGACATGGCCGATGCCGACCTCGAAGCGGGCGACATCCTGGTCACGCCCTTCACCGACCCCAGCTGGTCACCGCTGTTCGTCGCAATCGCGGGCCTGGTCACGGAGGTGGGCGGCTTGATGACCCATGGCGCGGTGATCGCCCGGGAGTACGGCCTGCCGGCCGTCGTGGGCGTCGAGCAGGCCACGCGGCTGATCAGGAACGGGCAGCGGATCCGCGTGCACGGAACCGACGGGTACGTCGAGATCCTGCCCTGA
- a CDS encoding PadR family transcriptional regulator — translation MALEHAILVSLLEKPGSGYELARRFDRSIGYFWAATHQQIYRILKRMENDGWIHAREVAQHNRPDKKEYSVAAPGRAALSGWLHEPIEPESVRHELAVKIRGAAFDDPAALLREVERHRQAHVDRLAHYLAGERRDFTGPEAPASDTGRELQHVVLRGGIAYERMTLAWLDDVIATLHRLGAER, via the coding sequence ATGGCGCTTGAGCACGCGATCCTCGTCTCGCTGTTGGAGAAGCCGGGGTCCGGCTATGAGCTGGCCCGGCGCTTCGACCGCTCCATCGGCTACTTCTGGGCCGCCACCCACCAGCAGATCTACCGCATCCTCAAGCGCATGGAGAACGACGGCTGGATCCACGCCCGTGAGGTGGCGCAACACAACCGGCCGGACAAGAAGGAGTACTCCGTCGCCGCTCCCGGCCGGGCCGCACTCTCCGGATGGCTGCACGAGCCGATCGAGCCGGAGAGCGTCCGGCACGAACTCGCCGTGAAGATCCGCGGCGCGGCCTTCGACGACCCGGCCGCGCTGCTGCGCGAGGTGGAGCGACACCGTCAGGCGCACGTCGACCGGCTCGCGCACTATCTCGCCGGCGAGCGGCGCGACTTCACCGGCCCCGAAGCCCCCGCATCCGACACCGGCCGGGAGCTCCAGCACGTCGTGCTGCGCGGCGGCATCGCGTACGAGCGGATGACGCTCGCCTGGCTCGACGACGTGATCGCCACCCTCCACCGGCTCGGTGCCGAGCGCTGA